CGAACATACGCGCTTCATCCGCTTCGTTCATGTGATCATAACCTAGCAGATGCAGTAATCCGTGTAACGATAAGAAACCAAGTTCACGCTCAAATGAATGACCATACTCCTCTGCCTGTTCCTTAGCGCGCTTCACACAGATGATAATGTCCCCCAGCACACGTGGTGCATCCGGCATTTCAAAGTCATCCTCGCCTTCTTCAAGCGCGAAGCTGATTACATCTGTTACCGCATCTTTATTGCGATATGCTTTATTGATAGCCTGAATCTCATCTTCATCTACAAATGACACTGCAACTTCAGCCTCTTCGTCAATACCTTCCTGATCGGCAGCGAAAATGAGCAGACGCTCGATCTCTGGTAAGTGCTTTTGTTCAATCTGCTGATTATCATCAATAAAATCTACTGTTAACATTTAAACGTCTCCTTCATATGCATTGATTATCTTACCAACGAGCGGATGTCTCACTACATCAGCACCGTCGAAATGATGGATTTCTATACCTTTTACATTATTTAAGCGCTGAACCGCTTCAATCAGGCCGCTCTTTACACCTTTTGGTAAGTCAATTTGTGTTTCATCACCTGTTATCACCATCTTAGATCCAAATCCGAGACGTGTTAAGAACATCTTCATCTGAGCATGTGTCGTGTTCTGTGCTTCATCCAATATAACGAATGCGTCTTCTAATGTACGTCCGCGCATATATGCAAGCGGCGCGATTTCAATCACTCCGCGTTCAATCAGTCGGGCTGTATGTTCTGCACCGAGCACGAAATGCAGGCCATCATATAACGGACGTAAATATGGATCGACCTTCTCTTTCAAATCTCCTGGTAAGAATCCGAGAGACTCACCCGCTTCAACAGCAGGACGTGTTAATACGATACGCTTCACCTTTCCGCTGCGTAGACTCTGTGCAGCCATGACTACTGCAAGAAACGTCTTCCCTGTCCCAGCAGGTCCAATACCAATCACGAGATCGCTCTTCTTGATCTGATGGACATATAGACGTTGACCCATCGTCTTCGCACGAATAGACTTTCCTGTAGCGTCTTTTGTGATTTCTTCATCGTACAGATCACTTAAGTAATGTATCGTGCCTTTGTCAGACATCTGAACAGCAGACTGTACATCACGTAACGTTATATTCGTCCCTTTCTGGATTATCTTAAGCAAGCTTCTGATAACGACCTCAGCCTTAGAAACCGCGTCAGCCTCACCGTGTATCGTAAGTTCCTGACCACGTGTATGCAGTTCAACACCATAAACTTCCTCAAGATAATTTAAATGTTCATCGTTATTGCCAAGCATCGCCTGGGCTTCGTTTATATTGTCAAAGCGAATGATATCAGACATTCAAAAACTCCTTTATTTATCGTTACCTTAACTTTATCAGTTTGGGAAATAACACACAATTATTTTATATCAGCAACTCTAGTAAGCATTGCATCGGCTAAATTGAAGTTCTGAATATGAATATCCGGATTAACCTTCTTCAAGTGCGCAATAAATTCTAAGGTTAACTTAGGTTTCACAACTATCTTCTGCTCTTTACCATAAATCTCTACGAATACATTATCTCGTACTTTCACACAGTTTAATAATTCAATATCGCGAATATTAACTGCTTTACGCTCAAAACCTTTCGTTATATAAAGAACATGGCCCTCTATATCATAATATTCATTTAATAGCGTATAGATTAGAAGACTGCCT
Above is a window of Macrococcoides canis DNA encoding:
- the ybeY gene encoding rRNA maturation RNase YbeY; translation: MLTVDFIDDNQQIEQKHLPEIERLLIFAADQEGIDEEAEVAVSFVDEDEIQAINKAYRNKDAVTDVISFALEEGEDDFEMPDAPRVLGDIIICVKRAKEQAEEYGHSFERELGFLSLHGLLHLLGYDHMNEADEARMFGRQDEILNAFGLRRDA
- a CDS encoding PhoH family protein, which produces MSDIIRFDNINEAQAMLGNNDEHLNYLEEVYGVELHTRGQELTIHGEADAVSKAEVVIRSLLKIIQKGTNITLRDVQSAVQMSDKGTIHYLSDLYDEEITKDATGKSIRAKTMGQRLYVHQIKKSDLVIGIGPAGTGKTFLAVVMAAQSLRSGKVKRIVLTRPAVEAGESLGFLPGDLKEKVDPYLRPLYDGLHFVLGAEHTARLIERGVIEIAPLAYMRGRTLEDAFVILDEAQNTTHAQMKMFLTRLGFGSKMVITGDETQIDLPKGVKSGLIEAVQRLNNVKGIEIHHFDGADVVRHPLVGKIINAYEGDV
- a CDS encoding PH domain-containing protein, whose translation is MRYKSIVNSFQKSILVIIITLVSIAFYLNPLTSGVASFVLGSLLIYTLLNEYYDIEGHVLYITKGFERKAVNIRDIELLNCVKVRDNVFVEIYGKEQKIVVKPKLTLEFIAHLKKVNPDIHIQNFNLADAMLTRVADIK